The Ciona intestinalis chromosome 11, KH, whole genome shotgun sequence genome has a segment encoding these proteins:
- the LOC100186686 gene encoding pericentriolar material 1 protein isoform X1 → MANAGALNDHSYHQGLSFGDKMYPIGGEEELEMFQVLQENRKKQELIQKMMEQQHELRALQERQRQLLKAQQQYSELDYAAENELKEKLSRLQAAKSKITKLQDLIKVVQEAGDADVVSSHDKSGQKIVELGESFNDCSRPVNEKLDELNSVVRNLLRDIDQMEHLNASLEEEMQKSDHSDAKKQSQRDLIQNTEYSEERFYQNPALASPLPIVKVIGKKQDLERSIGYGEGVTQTSRSSTPSKSQYYIERHDVGNANVSQITPVKVSPREEVEQEVNESASALNWEMKRQQLLLQELSQRRAELEALIKESQGSEYNVAESIKEEEEPKEDVTSDIRPPMSLNETNIRNLIDNLRSSSLDGTTQKTTATWGSSSASSVSEMENQSFSVQDDRQVCDFSQQWMERSNQGTQTQFETSNEYEAYESFLDESYKQFGVDEHADEPWENVAFELWDALERNTKMLKILMDDQRSLSGLLQNTISVRNGFDGNSVSYGISPDFIIYQLDNCSAQIFACQKNITVLQQKLNKMQSDHPNVDLIYGLSRSFGWNTGHYEETNPMRYSARSMTRSPMYYQKPTNLQQFSPRANKQQASPQATVERKVNLNRSSKLPNAIVKEKQPEMNNNNKKVKTETVENLGNESASNPLFEGLRDTIYSEAAALISQNECRPHFLIELFRELQQLNSDYLRQHCLYVVRDIVSGYLTESPRARKSIRKTGGLCEEVGNYSENTPSESMVQSDDNNGPSMPTTGATLRYDYALDVSSGSELSTPIPSIDDDATNPFATDYLGSTVVYLDEAMQKVREMERMKQEEKEPTNTNVGNRDYVSRVERLNKIDAKRIDTCIKGIMAKIIPMMKNNEEICTMDKMKELCSYIVGLFEVEYFGRVTSQGLTWENLPDQFRIQLTTILLDCTGKYLGLSLDQIGEDLVIDVSEVLFNELAFALMMKEMSRRKEEDEGARKEIDDSSSDSSNSGDDSDKDSVKSDATKSSENNLSSLSEEESVADENVAGNTDSVVVDLSVSETKPLTSYGSGEDEEMGSGEEYEYNEAEVSTSIQQAAMQKEAGFLASSNQGNVSNLAQGDVPTLSHKDSIPLPTQFVEVSNEEEKEKDELEEKEEEEYTSDNEKENVETPEINDKQVEE, encoded by the exons ATGGCAAATGCTGGTGCATTGAACGATCATTCTTATCATCAAGGATTGTCTTTTGGTGACAAGATGTATCCTATCGGTGGAGAAGAAGAATTGGAAATGTTTCAAGTGTTACAGGAAAATCGTAAGAAGCAGGAACTTATACAGAAGATGATGGAACAACAGCATGAGCTTCGTGCTTTGCAGGAGAGGCAGAGACAACTATTAAAAGCTCAACAACAATATTCTGAGTTAGATTATGCCGCTGAGAATGAGTTGAAAGAGAAGTTAAGCAGACTTCAAGCTGCGAAGAGTAAAATAACTAAGCTGCAAGATTTGATTAAAGTTGTGCAAGAAGCTGGTGATGCAGATGTGGTGAGCTCCCATGATAAAAGTGGACAGAAGATAGTGGAATTGGGCGAAAGTTTCAATGATTGTTCTCGACCAGTAAATGAGAAGTTGGATGAATTGAATTCTGTTGTTCGTAATTTACTGAGGGATATTGACCAAATGGAACATTTAAATGCTTCGTTGGAAGAAGAAATGCAAAAGTCTGACCACAGTGATGCGAAGAAACAGTCTCAGCGAGATCTAATTCAAAACACTGAATATTCAGAAGAAAGATTTTATCAAAACCCTGCTTTGGCCTCACCATTGCCTATTGTTAAAGTTATTGGAAAGAAACAAGATTTAGAAAGAAGTATTGGTTATGGTGAAGGGGTTACACAGACGTCACGCAGCAGCACGCCATCAAAGTCTCAATATTACATTGAACGCCATGATGTAGGTAATGCAAATGTTTCGCAAATTACTCCGGTCAAAGTGAGTCCACGTGAAGAGGTTGAACAAGAAGTTAATGAATCAGCTTCTGCTTTGAACTGGGAGATGAAGAGACAGCAGTTGCTTCTACAGGAGCTGTCCCAGCGTCGGGCAGAGCTCGAAGCTTTAATTAAAGAAAGCCAAGGATCAGAGTATAACGTGGCTGAATCAATaaaggaagaagaagaacCAAAGGAAGATGTTACAAGCGATATCCGACCACCGATGAGTCTTAATGAAACAAACATAAGGAACTTAATTGATAATTTGAGATCCTCAAGTTTGGACGGCACGACACAGAAAACTACGGCAACCTGGGGTTCTAGTTCTGCAAGTTCTGTGTCGGAGATGGAAAATCAAAGTTTTTCTGTTCAAGATGATAGACAGGTGTGTGACTTCTCGCAGCAGTGGATGGAAAGAAGCAACCAAGGGACACAAACCCAGTTTGAAACATCCAACGAGTATGAAGCGTACGAATCATTTCTTGATGAGAGTTATAAACAATTTGGTGTAGATGAACATGCAGATGAACCATGGGAGAATGTGGCATTTGAATTATGGGATGCATTGGAAAGAAATACAAAGATGCTGAAGATTTTGATGGATGATCAACGATCACTATCTGGCCTTCTGCAAAACACAATAAGTGTTCGAAATGGTTTTGATGGGAATTCTGTCTCTTATGGAATATCGCCAGACTTTATTATCTACCAGTTGGATAACTGCTCAGCCCAGATATTTGCTTGCCAGAAAAACATCACTGTCCTTCAGCAGAAGCTTAATAAGATGCAAAGTGATCATCCCAATGTAGATCTTATATATGGGTTGTCGAGATCATTTGGTTGGAATACTGGCCATTATGAAGAGACAAACCCAATGAGGTATAGTGCTCGAAGCATGACAAGGTCACCCATGTATTACCAAAAGCCAACCAATCTTCAGCAGTTTTCCCCAAGAGCAAATAAACAGCAAGCTAGCCCACAAGCTACTGTGGAGAGGAAGGTTAATTTAAATCGATCGTCAAAACTTCCGAATGCGATTGTGAAAGAAAAACAACCAGAGatgaacaacaacaataaaaaagttaaaactgaG ACGGTTGAAAATCTTGGCAATGAATCTGCAAGCAACCCTTTATTTGAAGGACTGCGCGATACAATATATTCCGAAGCTGCTGCACTTATTTCACAAAATGAGTGTCGGCCGCATTTCCTGATCGAATTATTCCGTGAGTTGCAGCAACTTAACAGTGATTACTTGCGACAACACTGCTTGTATGTTGTACGTGACATTGTAAGTGGATATCTTACTGAGTCTCCAAGAGCAAGGAAAAGCATCAGAAAGACAG GTGGTTTATGCGAAGAAGTTGGAAATTATTCTGAGAACACACCAAGCGAAAGTATGGTTCAGAGTGATGATAATAACGGGC CCAGCATGCCCACAACGGGGGCGACGTTACGTTACGATTACGCACTCGATGTTTCAAGTGGTAGCGAACTTTCGACCCCCATTCCCTCAATTGATGATGACGCTACAAACCCTTTTGCAACCGACTACCTTGGAAGCACGGTGGTTTATCTGGATGAAGCCATGCAGAAGGTTAGAGAGATGGAGAGAATGAAACAAGAAGAGAAGGAACCAACAAATACAAACGTTGGAAATCGTGATTATGTGTCTCGGGTGGAAAGACTAAACAAAATTGATGCGAAACGAATCGACACCTGTATTAAGGGAATAATGGCAAAG ATAATCCCAATGATgaaaaacaatgaagagaTTTGTACAATGGATAAAATGAAGGAGTTGTGTTCTTATATTGTTGGTTTGTTTGAAGTCGAATACTTTGGACGTGTTACCTCTCAAG GATTAACATGGGAGAATCTTCCGGATCAATTCCGCATCCAACTGACGACCATCCTCTTGGATTGCACAGGGAAGTATCTGGGATTATCTTTGGATCAAATAGGGGAGGACCTTGTGATTGATGTGTCCGAGGTCCTCTTTAATGAGCTTGCATTCGCTCTCATGATGAAGGAGATGAGCAGGAGGAAAGAGGAGGATGAGGGAGCAAGGAAGGAG ATAGATGATAGCAGCAGTGATTCATCCAACTCTGGTGATGATTCCGATAAAGATTCAGTTAAAAGTGATGCCACAAAATCAAGTGAAAATAATTTGTCATCGCTGAGTGAAGAGGAATCTGTAGCTGATGAAAATgtagctggaaacactg ATTCTGTGGTAGTTGACTTATCAGTGAGTGAAACGAAACCCCTTACAAGTTATGGTAGTGGTGAGGATGAGGAGATGGGTTCAGGGGAGGAATATGAATATAATGAAGCTGAGGTATCAACATCTATACAACAAGCTGCAATGCAGAAAG AAGCTGGCTTTCTAGCAAGCTCCAATCAGGGTAATGTCTCAAACTTGGCCCAAGGTGATGTCCCAACACTCTCACATAAAGATAGCATACCACTCCCCACTCAGTTTGTTGAAGTTTCAAAtgaagaagagaaagaaaaagaTGAACTTGaggaaaaagaagaagaag aaTATACTTCCGACAACGAAAAGGAAAATGTTGAAACACCTGAGATAAACGATAAACAAGTTGAAgaataa
- the LOC100186686 gene encoding pericentriolar material 1 protein isoform X2 yields the protein MANAGALNDHSYHQGLSFGDKMYPIGGEEELEMFQVLQENRKKQELIQKMMEQQHELRALQERQRQLLKAQQQYSELDYAAENELKEKLSRLQAAKSKITKLQDLIKVVQEAGDADVVSSHDKSGQKIVELGESFNDCSRPVNEKLDELNSVVRNLLRDIDQMEHLNASLEEEMQKSDHSDAKKQSQRDLIQNTEYSEERFYQNPALASPLPIVKVIGKKQDLERSIGYGEGVTQTSRSSTPSKSQYYIERHDVGNANVSQITPVKVSPREEVEQEVNESASALNWEMKRQQLLLQELSQRRAELEALIKESQGSEYNVAESIKEEEEPKEDVTSDIRPPMSLNETNIRNLIDNLRSSSLDGTTQKTTATWGSSSASSVSEMENQSFSVQDDRQVCDFSQQWMERSNQGTQTQFETSNEYEAYESFLDESYKQFGVDEHADEPWENVAFELWDALERNTKMLKILMDDQRSLSGLLQNTISVRNGFDGNSVSYGISPDFIIYQLDNCSAQIFACQKNITVLQQKLNKMQSDHPNVDLIYGLSRSFGWNTGHYEETNPMRYSARSMTRSPMYYQKPTNLQQFSPRANKQQASPQATVERKVNLNRSSKLPNAIVKEKQPEMNNNNKKVKTETVENLGNESASNPLFEGLRDTIYSEAAALISQNECRPHFLIELFRELQQLNSDYLRQHCLYVVRDIVSGYLTESPRARKSIRKTGGLCEEVGNYSENTPSESMVQSDDNNGPSMPTTGATLRYDYALDVSSGSELSTPIPSIDDDATNPFATDYLGSTVVYLDEAMQKVREMERMKQEEKEPTNTNVGNRDYVSRVERLNKIDAKRIDTCIKGIMAKIIPMMKNNEEICTMDKMKELCSYIVGLFEVEYFGRVTSQGLTWENLPDQFRIQLTTILLDCTGKYLGLSLDQIGEDLVIDVSEVLFNELAFALMMKEMSRRKEEDEGARKEIDDSSSDSSNSGDDSDKDSVKSDATKSSENNLSSLSEEESVADENVAGNTDSVVVDLSVSETKPLTSYGSGEDEEMGSGEEYEYNEAEVSTSIQQAAMQKAGFLASSNQGNVSNLAQGDVPTLSHKDSIPLPTQFVEVSNEEEKEKDELEEKEEEEYTSDNEKENVETPEINDKQVEE from the exons ATGGCAAATGCTGGTGCATTGAACGATCATTCTTATCATCAAGGATTGTCTTTTGGTGACAAGATGTATCCTATCGGTGGAGAAGAAGAATTGGAAATGTTTCAAGTGTTACAGGAAAATCGTAAGAAGCAGGAACTTATACAGAAGATGATGGAACAACAGCATGAGCTTCGTGCTTTGCAGGAGAGGCAGAGACAACTATTAAAAGCTCAACAACAATATTCTGAGTTAGATTATGCCGCTGAGAATGAGTTGAAAGAGAAGTTAAGCAGACTTCAAGCTGCGAAGAGTAAAATAACTAAGCTGCAAGATTTGATTAAAGTTGTGCAAGAAGCTGGTGATGCAGATGTGGTGAGCTCCCATGATAAAAGTGGACAGAAGATAGTGGAATTGGGCGAAAGTTTCAATGATTGTTCTCGACCAGTAAATGAGAAGTTGGATGAATTGAATTCTGTTGTTCGTAATTTACTGAGGGATATTGACCAAATGGAACATTTAAATGCTTCGTTGGAAGAAGAAATGCAAAAGTCTGACCACAGTGATGCGAAGAAACAGTCTCAGCGAGATCTAATTCAAAACACTGAATATTCAGAAGAAAGATTTTATCAAAACCCTGCTTTGGCCTCACCATTGCCTATTGTTAAAGTTATTGGAAAGAAACAAGATTTAGAAAGAAGTATTGGTTATGGTGAAGGGGTTACACAGACGTCACGCAGCAGCACGCCATCAAAGTCTCAATATTACATTGAACGCCATGATGTAGGTAATGCAAATGTTTCGCAAATTACTCCGGTCAAAGTGAGTCCACGTGAAGAGGTTGAACAAGAAGTTAATGAATCAGCTTCTGCTTTGAACTGGGAGATGAAGAGACAGCAGTTGCTTCTACAGGAGCTGTCCCAGCGTCGGGCAGAGCTCGAAGCTTTAATTAAAGAAAGCCAAGGATCAGAGTATAACGTGGCTGAATCAATaaaggaagaagaagaacCAAAGGAAGATGTTACAAGCGATATCCGACCACCGATGAGTCTTAATGAAACAAACATAAGGAACTTAATTGATAATTTGAGATCCTCAAGTTTGGACGGCACGACACAGAAAACTACGGCAACCTGGGGTTCTAGTTCTGCAAGTTCTGTGTCGGAGATGGAAAATCAAAGTTTTTCTGTTCAAGATGATAGACAGGTGTGTGACTTCTCGCAGCAGTGGATGGAAAGAAGCAACCAAGGGACACAAACCCAGTTTGAAACATCCAACGAGTATGAAGCGTACGAATCATTTCTTGATGAGAGTTATAAACAATTTGGTGTAGATGAACATGCAGATGAACCATGGGAGAATGTGGCATTTGAATTATGGGATGCATTGGAAAGAAATACAAAGATGCTGAAGATTTTGATGGATGATCAACGATCACTATCTGGCCTTCTGCAAAACACAATAAGTGTTCGAAATGGTTTTGATGGGAATTCTGTCTCTTATGGAATATCGCCAGACTTTATTATCTACCAGTTGGATAACTGCTCAGCCCAGATATTTGCTTGCCAGAAAAACATCACTGTCCTTCAGCAGAAGCTTAATAAGATGCAAAGTGATCATCCCAATGTAGATCTTATATATGGGTTGTCGAGATCATTTGGTTGGAATACTGGCCATTATGAAGAGACAAACCCAATGAGGTATAGTGCTCGAAGCATGACAAGGTCACCCATGTATTACCAAAAGCCAACCAATCTTCAGCAGTTTTCCCCAAGAGCAAATAAACAGCAAGCTAGCCCACAAGCTACTGTGGAGAGGAAGGTTAATTTAAATCGATCGTCAAAACTTCCGAATGCGATTGTGAAAGAAAAACAACCAGAGatgaacaacaacaataaaaaagttaaaactgaG ACGGTTGAAAATCTTGGCAATGAATCTGCAAGCAACCCTTTATTTGAAGGACTGCGCGATACAATATATTCCGAAGCTGCTGCACTTATTTCACAAAATGAGTGTCGGCCGCATTTCCTGATCGAATTATTCCGTGAGTTGCAGCAACTTAACAGTGATTACTTGCGACAACACTGCTTGTATGTTGTACGTGACATTGTAAGTGGATATCTTACTGAGTCTCCAAGAGCAAGGAAAAGCATCAGAAAGACAG GTGGTTTATGCGAAGAAGTTGGAAATTATTCTGAGAACACACCAAGCGAAAGTATGGTTCAGAGTGATGATAATAACGGGC CCAGCATGCCCACAACGGGGGCGACGTTACGTTACGATTACGCACTCGATGTTTCAAGTGGTAGCGAACTTTCGACCCCCATTCCCTCAATTGATGATGACGCTACAAACCCTTTTGCAACCGACTACCTTGGAAGCACGGTGGTTTATCTGGATGAAGCCATGCAGAAGGTTAGAGAGATGGAGAGAATGAAACAAGAAGAGAAGGAACCAACAAATACAAACGTTGGAAATCGTGATTATGTGTCTCGGGTGGAAAGACTAAACAAAATTGATGCGAAACGAATCGACACCTGTATTAAGGGAATAATGGCAAAG ATAATCCCAATGATgaaaaacaatgaagagaTTTGTACAATGGATAAAATGAAGGAGTTGTGTTCTTATATTGTTGGTTTGTTTGAAGTCGAATACTTTGGACGTGTTACCTCTCAAG GATTAACATGGGAGAATCTTCCGGATCAATTCCGCATCCAACTGACGACCATCCTCTTGGATTGCACAGGGAAGTATCTGGGATTATCTTTGGATCAAATAGGGGAGGACCTTGTGATTGATGTGTCCGAGGTCCTCTTTAATGAGCTTGCATTCGCTCTCATGATGAAGGAGATGAGCAGGAGGAAAGAGGAGGATGAGGGAGCAAGGAAGGAG ATAGATGATAGCAGCAGTGATTCATCCAACTCTGGTGATGATTCCGATAAAGATTCAGTTAAAAGTGATGCCACAAAATCAAGTGAAAATAATTTGTCATCGCTGAGTGAAGAGGAATCTGTAGCTGATGAAAATgtagctggaaacactg ATTCTGTGGTAGTTGACTTATCAGTGAGTGAAACGAAACCCCTTACAAGTTATGGTAGTGGTGAGGATGAGGAGATGGGTTCAGGGGAGGAATATGAATATAATGAAGCTGAGGTATCAACATCTATACAACAAGCTGCAATGCAGAAAG CTGGCTTTCTAGCAAGCTCCAATCAGGGTAATGTCTCAAACTTGGCCCAAGGTGATGTCCCAACACTCTCACATAAAGATAGCATACCACTCCCCACTCAGTTTGTTGAAGTTTCAAAtgaagaagagaaagaaaaagaTGAACTTGaggaaaaagaagaagaag aaTATACTTCCGACAACGAAAAGGAAAATGTTGAAACACCTGAGATAAACGATAAACAAGTTGAAgaataa
- the LOC100182788 gene encoding glycoprotein-N-acetylgalactosamine 3-beta-galactosyltransferase 1-like isoform X2, whose amino-acid sequence MRRNEFLLFICGLVIGGLIAVTLHKYSDTSLRPVRSPEVSQYNFVSTRTETTTCESTAKNISNVRVLCWVMTSPMTLFTKAVHVRDTWGRRCDKILFMSSEDNEKLPAIGLGVKEGREHLYDKTAAAFQYIWTHHKDEADWFLKADDDTYVIIENLKLLLKDHDPYLPMYFGRKFTPMVKQGYMSGGAGYVLSKAALSRFDRATRTQRCIPLDSNEDLEIGRCMQHIGVKTMDSRDPEKKETFFPFSPALHILPGNIPKDSWYWKYIAHPNPSGPGCCSKHMISFHYVQPDMMHIIHHFIYRMEAYGVKAQSYV is encoded by the exons ATGCGAAGAAACGAGTTTCTGTTATTTATCTGCGGTCTTGTAATAGGAGGGTTGATTGCGGTAACTTTACATAAATACAGTGATACAAGTTTAAG GCCAGTTCGATCACCAGAAGTATCACAATATAATTTCGTGTCAACAAGAACAGAAACTACAACATGCg AATCGACAGCAAAAAACATCAGCAATGTTCGTGTCTTGTGCTGGGTGATGACATCACCGATGACGTTGTTTACGAAAGCTGTGCATGTGAGGGATACTTGGGGGAGAAGAtgtgataaaatattgttcaTGAGCTCGGAAGATAACGAG AAATTGCCAGCTATCGGGTTAGGCGTAAAGGAAGGTAGGGAACATCTTTATGATAAAACAGCAGCTGCGTTTCAGTATATTTGGACGCATCATAAAGATGAAGCGGATTGGTTCCTCAAAGCTGATGATGATACTTATGTtataattgaaaatttaaa GTTGTTGTTAAAGGACCACGACCCATACTTGCCCATGTATTTTGGTCGTAAGTTTACACCAATGGTTAAACAAGGTTACATGAGCGGGGGGGCTGGTTATGTATTGAGTAAAGCTGCACTAAGTAG ATTTGATCGCGCAACTCGTACACAAAGATGTATCCCCCTTGATTCTAatgaagatttagaaattgGTCGATGTATGCAACACATTGGGGTAAAAACCATGGATTCGAGAGATCCAGAGAAGAAGGAAACCTTTTTTCCTTTCTCTCCTGCATTGCATATCTTACCAGGAAACATACCAAAAGATAGCTGGTATTGGAAGTACATAGCTCACCCCAACCCTTCT GGTCCCGGATGTTGCTCTAAACATATGATTTCGTTTCATTACGTACAACCAGATATGATGCACATAATACATCACTTTATATACCGTATGGAGGCGTATGGTGTCAAAGCTCAAAGTTACGTTTAA
- the LOC100182788 gene encoding glycoprotein-N-acetylgalactosamine 3-beta-galactosyltransferase 1-like isoform X1: MRRNEFLLFICGLVIGGLIAVTLHKYSDTSLRPVRSPEVSQYNFVSTRTETTTCAAESTAKNISNVRVLCWVMTSPMTLFTKAVHVRDTWGRRCDKILFMSSEDNEKLPAIGLGVKEGREHLYDKTAAAFQYIWTHHKDEADWFLKADDDTYVIIENLKLLLKDHDPYLPMYFGRKFTPMVKQGYMSGGAGYVLSKAALSRFDRATRTQRCIPLDSNEDLEIGRCMQHIGVKTMDSRDPEKKETFFPFSPALHILPGNIPKDSWYWKYIAHPNPSGPGCCSKHMISFHYVQPDMMHIIHHFIYRMEAYGVKAQSYV; encoded by the exons ATGCGAAGAAACGAGTTTCTGTTATTTATCTGCGGTCTTGTAATAGGAGGGTTGATTGCGGTAACTTTACATAAATACAGTGATACAAGTTTAAG GCCAGTTCGATCACCAGAAGTATCACAATATAATTTCGTGTCAACAAGAACAGAAACTACAACATGCg CTGCAGAATCGACAGCAAAAAACATCAGCAATGTTCGTGTCTTGTGCTGGGTGATGACATCACCGATGACGTTGTTTACGAAAGCTGTGCATGTGAGGGATACTTGGGGGAGAAGAtgtgataaaatattgttcaTGAGCTCGGAAGATAACGAG AAATTGCCAGCTATCGGGTTAGGCGTAAAGGAAGGTAGGGAACATCTTTATGATAAAACAGCAGCTGCGTTTCAGTATATTTGGACGCATCATAAAGATGAAGCGGATTGGTTCCTCAAAGCTGATGATGATACTTATGTtataattgaaaatttaaa GTTGTTGTTAAAGGACCACGACCCATACTTGCCCATGTATTTTGGTCGTAAGTTTACACCAATGGTTAAACAAGGTTACATGAGCGGGGGGGCTGGTTATGTATTGAGTAAAGCTGCACTAAGTAG ATTTGATCGCGCAACTCGTACACAAAGATGTATCCCCCTTGATTCTAatgaagatttagaaattgGTCGATGTATGCAACACATTGGGGTAAAAACCATGGATTCGAGAGATCCAGAGAAGAAGGAAACCTTTTTTCCTTTCTCTCCTGCATTGCATATCTTACCAGGAAACATACCAAAAGATAGCTGGTATTGGAAGTACATAGCTCACCCCAACCCTTCT GGTCCCGGATGTTGCTCTAAACATATGATTTCGTTTCATTACGTACAACCAGATATGATGCACATAATACATCACTTTATATACCGTATGGAGGCGTATGGTGTCAAAGCTCAAAGTTACGTTTAA